One genomic segment of Desmodus rotundus isolate HL8 chromosome 5, HLdesRot8A.1, whole genome shotgun sequence includes these proteins:
- the LRRC4C gene encoding leucine-rich repeat-containing protein 4C has product MLNKMTLHPQQIMIGPRFNRALFDPLLVVLLALQLLVVAGLVRAQTCPSVCSCSNQFSKVICVRKNLREVPDGISTNTRLLNLHENQIQIIKVNSFKHLRHLEILQLSRNHIRTIEIGAFNGLANLNTLELFDNRLTTIPNGAFVYLSKLKELWLRNNPIESIPSYAFNRIPSLRRLDLGELKRLSYISEGAFEGLSNLRYLNLAMCNLREIPNLTPLIKLDELDLSGNHLSAIRPGSFQGLLHLQKLWMIQSQIQVIERNAFDNLQSLVEINLAHNNLTLLPHDLFTPLHHLERIHLHHNPWNCNCDILWLSWWIKDMAPSNTACCARCNTPPNLKGRYIGELDQNYFTCYAPVIVEPPADLNVTEGMAAELKCRASTSLTSVSWITPNGTVMTHGAYKVRIAVLSDGTLNFTNVTVQDTGMYTCMVSNSVGNTTASATLNVTAATTTPFTYFSTVTVETMEPSQDEARTTDNNVGPTPVIDWETTNVTTSLTPQSTRSTEKMFTIPVTDMNSGIPGIDEVMKTTKIIIGCFVAITLMAAVMLVIFYKMRKQHHRQNHHAPTRTVEIINVDDEITGDTPMESHLPMPAIEHEHLNHYNSYKSPFNHTTTVNTINSIHSSVHEPLLIRMNSKDNVQETQI; this is encoded by the coding sequence ATGTTGAACAAGATGACCTTACATCCACAGCAGATAATGATAGGTCCTAGGTTTAACAGGGCCCTATTTGACCCCCTGCTTGTGGTGCTCCTGGCTCTTCAACTTCTTGTGGTGGCTGGTCTCGTGCGGGCTCAAACCTGCCCTTCCGTCTGCTCCTGCAGCAACCAGTTCAGCAAGGTGATTTGTGTCCGGAAAAACCTGCGCGAAGTTCCGGATGGTATTTCCACCAACACGCGGCTGCTGAACCTCCATGAGAACCAAATCCAGATCATCAAAGTGAACAGCTTCAAGCACCTGAGGCACCTGGAAATCCTCCAGTTGAGTAGGAATCACATTAGAACAATTGAAATCGGGGCGTTCAATGGTCTGGCGAACCTCAACACTCTGGAACTCTTTGACAATCGTCTTACTACCATCCCGAATGGAGCTTTTGTATATTTGTCTAAGCTGAAGGAGCTCTGGTTGCGAAACAACCCCATTGAAAGCATCCCTTCTTATGCTTTTAACAGAATCCCTTCTTTGCGCCGGCTAGACTTGGGGGAACTGAAAAGGCTTTCATACATCTCAGAAGGTGCCTTTGAAGGTCTGTCCAACTTGAGGTATTTGAACCTTGCCATGTGCAACCTCCGGGAAATCCCTAACCTCACACCGCTCATAAAACTAGATGAGCTGGATCTTTCCGGGAATCATTTGTCTGCCATCAGGCCTGGCTCTTTCCAGGGGTTGCTGCACCTTCAAAAACTGTGGATGATACAGTCCCAGATTCAAGTGATTGAAAGGAATGCCTTTGATAACCTTCAGTCACTAGTGGAGATCAACCTGGCACACAACAATCTCACATTACTGCCTCACGATCTCTTCACACCCTTGCATCATCTAGAGCGGATACACTTACATCACAACCCGTGGAACTGCAACTGTGACAtactgtggctcagctggtggaTAAAAGACATGGCCCCCTCCAACACAGCTTGTTGTGCCCGATGTAACACTCCTCCCAATCTGAAAGGGAGGTACATTGGGGAGCTCGACCAGAATTATTTCACATGCTATGCTCCTGTGATTGTGGAGCCCCCAGCAGACCTCAATGTCACTGAAGGCATGGCCGCTGAGCTGAAATGTCGGGCCTCCACATCCCTGACCTCTGTATCTTGGATTACTCCCAATGGAACAGTCATGACGCATGGGGCATACAAAGTGAGGATAGCTGTGCTCAGCGATGGCACGTTAAATTTCACAAATGTGACCGTGCAAGATACAGGCATGTACACATGTATGGTGAGTAATTCTGTTGGAAATACCACCGCTTCAGCCACCCTGAATGTTACTGCAGCAACCACCACTCCTTTTACGTACTTTTCAACCGTCACAGTAGAGACTATGGAACCTTCTCAGGATGAGGCACGGACCACAGACAACAACGTGGGTCCCACTCCAGTGATTGACTGGGAGACCACCAACGTGACCACCTCTCTCACGCCACAGAGCACAAGGTCAACAGAAAAAATGTTCACCATCCCAGTGACTGATATGAACAGTGGGATCCCAGGAATTGATGAGGTCATGAAGACTACCAAAATCATCATTGGCTGTTTCGTGGCCATCACACTCATGGCTGCAGTGATGCTGGTCATTTTCTACAAGATGAGGAAGCAGCACCATAGGCAAAACCATCACGCCCCAACGAGGACTGTTGAAATCATTAATGTGGATGATGAGATTACAGGAGACACACCCATGGAAAGCCACCTGCCCATGCCTGCTATCGAGCATGAGCACCTAAATCACTATAACTCTTACAAATCTCCCTTCAACCACACAACAACAGTTAACACGATAAATTCAATACACAGTTCAGTGCATGAACCGTTATTGATCCGAATGAACTCTAAAGACAATGTACAAGAGACTCAAATCTAA